In Brettanomyces bruxellensis chromosome 8, complete sequence, a genomic segment contains:
- a CDS encoding uncharacterized protein (BUSCO:EOG09262IY3) → MTSRYKPKRVAEHIAHGGAGRNVTSQNQAISRAQNRVVASVHLKPTDITLSRSLEKKFPEKIKLFDKLKSKERKLDLMINKKLLDIQDYQQSIAGGFTQEDTKDTDILRIFIYNTSKNQPWQMVQQKEQTKSLAEGESVEKSTKDPSWTLRIEGRLLNEKEPASSLKRKKFSTFLSSISVELRAKDGNDKDLSIKAVPSGGNKGTDARIIEWHDDPAIPEVERVKKQFDGLDICRGGVSIPQSEVPDGDSIDPSEREIVANIVIQPKMYPIRLQVMNEQLVELLGSSEITQTECVHRLFNYAKVNNLFEVENSQKTQPSQQQQRAPNGDDADTSSQNKVVTIKADDLLYSIFGQNRLTLSRMMELLSTKLLKPIKPIRLQYSINTLRNTTLGDVVIDLKVNTRLTDPKIKPGASILASINKLLSEHVMNKKTLEEMASLNEGLRLNIQALNYSKMKYDFYKKLSEDPVRFLKKILKRNEEYLKILSSDSVSFGANGMVDEEIVRRSDFYTDEFLKQHINILLNGGRI, encoded by the coding sequence ATGACATCAAGATATAAACCAAAAAGAGTGGCAGAGCACATTGCACATGGTGGTGCTGGGCGAAATGTCACATCCCAAAATCAGGCAATATCGAGGGCACAAAACAGAGTTGTGGCATCGGTTCACTTAAAGCCAACAGATATCACACTATCTAGATCTCTGGAGAAGAAATTTCCAGAGAAGATTAAGCTTTTTGATAAGTTAAAGAGTAAAGAGAGAAAGTTGGATCTCatgataaataaaaagttgTTGGATATTCAGGATTACCAACAGTCAATAGCTGGTGGTTTCACACAGGAGGACACAAAGGATACCGATATTTTGAGAATCTTTATCTACAACACATCAAAAAACCAGCCATGGCAAATGGTGCAACAGAAAGAGCAAACAAAATCATTGGCAGAAGGTGAGAGTGTAGAAAAGAGCACAAAGGATCCAAGTTGGACGCTTCGTATTGAAGGAAGATTACTAAACGAGAAAGAGCCAGCTTCTTCACTCAAACGCAAGAAATTCAGTACATTCTTATCTTCTATAAGTGTCGAATTACGGGcaaaagatggaaatgaCAAGGATTTGTCCATTAAAGCAGTTCCATCTGGTGGAAATAAAGGAACTGATGCGAGAATTATTGAATGGCACGATGACCCAGCTATTCCGGAAGTGGAGAGAGTAAAAAAGCAATTTGATGGACTGGATATTTGCAGGGGAGGAGTATCAATTCCACAAAGTGAAGTTCCAGACGGTGACAGCATTGATCCATCTGAGAGGGAGATAGTTGCAAACATTGTGATCCAGCCAAAAATGTACCCAATTAGATTGCAAGTTATGAACGAGCAACTTGTGGAACTTTTGGGATCGAGTGAAATAACCCAAACTGAATGTGTACATAGGCTCTTTAATTATGCCAAAGTGAACAATTTGTTTGAGGTGGAGAACTCACAAAAGACACAACCTtcacaacaacaacagagAGCCCCAAATGGCGATGATGCGGACACATCTTCTCAGAATAAAGTTGTGACAATCAAGGCAGATGATTTGCTTTACAGTATATTTGGACAGAACAGATTGACATTATCTAGGATGATGGAACTGCTCAGCACAAAACTTTTGAAGCCAATAAAGCCGATCAGACTTCAATACAGTATTAACACTCTTCGCAACACGACTTTGGGTGACGTTGTAATTGATCTAAAAGTGAACACCAGGCTGACTGATCCAAAAATCAAACCGGGAGCAAGTATCCTTGCATCGATCAACAAGCTTTTATCAGAACATGTCATGAACAAGAAAACACTTGAAGAGATGGCTAGTCTCAATGAAGGTTTAAGATTAAACATTCAAGCGCTAAATTACTCGAAAATGAAGTACGACTTCTACAAAAAGCTGAGTGAGGATCCCGTTagatttttgaagaaaattttgaagcGTAATGAGGAATACTTGAAGATTTTGTCTAGTGACTCGGTCTCTTTTGGGGCAAACGGTATGGTTGACGAAGAGATAGTTAGAAGATCTGATTTCTACACAGACGAGTTCTTGAAGCAGCATATAAACATTCTTTTGAATGGTGGAAGAATATGA